A window of the Streptomyces luomodiensis genome harbors these coding sequences:
- a CDS encoding cellulose-binding protein: MSDTSSPFGFELVRRGYDRGQVDDRISKLVADRDSALARITSLEKRIEELHLETQNAQAQINDSEPSYAGLGARVEKILRLAEEEAKELREEARRAAEQHRDLAESAAQQVRNDAEAFAAERKAKAEDEGARIVEKAKGEAATLRQDAQKDAQSKREEADALFEETRAKAAQAAADFETNLAKRREQSERDLASRQAKAEKRLAEIEHRAEQLRLEAEKLRTDAERRARQTVETAQRQAEDIVADANAKADRIRSESERELAALTNRRDSINAQLTNVREMLATLTGAAVAAAGGQGDDDAVSRGVPAQQTR; this comes from the coding sequence ATGAGCGACACTTCCTCCCCCTTCGGCTTCGAGCTCGTGCGGCGTGGGTACGACCGCGGTCAGGTGGACGACCGCATTTCCAAGCTCGTCGCCGACCGTGACAGTGCACTGGCCCGTATCACCTCTCTGGAAAAGCGCATCGAGGAGCTGCACCTCGAGACGCAGAACGCTCAGGCCCAGATCAACGATTCGGAGCCGTCCTACGCGGGGCTCGGCGCCCGGGTCGAGAAGATCCTCCGTCTCGCCGAGGAAGAGGCGAAGGAACTGCGCGAGGAGGCTCGCCGGGCCGCCGAACAGCACCGTGACCTGGCCGAGTCGGCCGCTCAGCAGGTCCGCAACGACGCGGAGGCGTTCGCCGCCGAGCGCAAGGCCAAGGCCGAGGACGAGGGCGCGCGGATCGTCGAGAAGGCGAAGGGCGAGGCGGCCACGCTGCGCCAGGACGCGCAGAAGGACGCCCAGTCCAAGCGCGAGGAGGCGGACGCCCTCTTCGAGGAGACCCGCGCCAAGGCCGCCCAGGCCGCCGCCGACTTCGAGACCAACCTGGCCAAGCGTCGCGAGCAGTCCGAGCGCGACCTGGCGTCCCGTCAGGCCAAGGCCGAGAAGCGGCTCGCCGAGATCGAGCACCGCGCCGAGCAGCTGCGCCTGGAGGCCGAGAAGCTGCGCACCGACGCCGAGCGCCGCGCCCGCCAGACCGTGGAGACCGCGCAGCGCCAGGCCGAGGACATCGTGGCCGACGCCAACGCCAAGGCCGACCGGATCCGCAGCGAGTCCGAGCGTGAGCTCGCGGCCCTCACCAACCGTCGCGACAGCATCAACGCCCAGCTGACCAACGTCCGCGAGATGCTGGCCACGCTGACCGGCGCGGCCGTGGCCGCGGCCGGCGGTCAGGGCGACGACGACGCGGTCAGCCGCGGCGTCCCCGCCCAGCAGACCCGGTGA